One window from the genome of Kluyveromyces marxianus DMKU3-1042 DNA, complete genome, chromosome 3 encodes:
- the RPT4 gene encoding proteasome regulatory particle base subunit RPT4, with translation MSEEQDPLLAAMEEESGQTNAGENTNGAQATGGESTGAEAPAPEPVDPEQAAKEKAMQHFKKRLMEHRRYDDMLKQRRETIRVLEAEYERTEQDIKALQSIGQLIGEVMKELSEEKYIVKASSGPRYIVGVRNSVDRSKLKKGVRVTLDITTLTIMRILPRETDPLVYNMTTFEQGEISFDGIGGLTEQIRELREVIELPLKNPEIFERVGIKPPKGVLLYGPPGTGKTLLAKAVAATIGANFIFSPASGIVDKYIGESARIIREMFAYAKEHEPCIIFMDEIDAIGGRRFSEGTSADREIQRTLMELLTQMDGFDNLGQTKVIMATNRPDTLDPALLRPGRLDRKIEISLPNEAGRLEIFKIHTSKVKKAGEFDFEAAVKMSDGFNGADIRNCITEAGFFAIRDDRDYINQDDLMKAVRKVAEVKKLEGKLEYQKL, from the coding sequence ATGtcagaagaacaagacCCTTTATTGGCGGCcatggaagaagaaagtggCCAAACTAATGCTGGCGAGAATACCAATGGTGCTCAAGCAACTGGCGGTGAATCGACGGGAGCTGAAGCTCCAGCTCCTGAACCTGTAGATCCAGAACAGGCGGCCAAGGAAAAGGCAATGCAgcatttcaagaagagaCTTATGGAGCACAGACGTTACGACGATATGTTGAAACAACGTAGGGAAACGATACGAGTGTTGGAAGCGGAGTATGAGAGAACAGAACAAGATATCAAGGCACTTCAATCGATTGGTCAATTAATTGGTGAAGTGATGAAAGAGCTTTCGGAGGAAAAGTATATTGTTAAGGCGTCATCAGGTCCTCGCTACATAGTGGGTGTTAGGAACTCGGTAGATCGCTCTAAATTAAAAAAGGGTGTAAGAGTAACTCTCGATATCACAACGCTAACGATTATGAGAATTTTGCCTAGAGAGACAGACCCATTGGTGTACAATATGACTACTTTCGAGCAAGGAGAAATTTCATTTGATGGTATCGGTGGTCTAACGGAGCAAATTAGAGAATTGAGAGAAGTTATTGAATTACCGCTTAAGAACCCAGAAATCTTCGAAAGAGTCGGGATCAAGCCACCAAAAGGTGTGCTACTTTATGGTCCTCCTGGTACTGGTAAAACTTTATTGGCTAAAGCTGTGGCTGCCACAATTGGTGccaatttcattttttctCCAGCATCAGGTATCGTGGACAAATATATCGGTGAATCTGCCCGTATTATCAGAGAAATGTTTGCTTATGCAAAGGAGCATGAACCATGTATCATTTTTAtggatgaaattgatgcTATCGGTGGTCGGAGATTTAGTGAGGGTACTTCCGCAGATCGTGAAATTCAACGTACATTAATGGAATTGTTAACTCAAATGGATGGTTTCGACAATTTAGGACAGACAAAAGTCATCATGGCTACCAATAGACCAGACACACTAGACCCTGCATTGCTAAGACCCGGTAGATTGGATAGAAAGATCGAAATTAGTTTACCAAATGAAGCTGGTAGATTAGAAATTTTCAAGATCCATACATCTAAAGTCAAGAAGGCCGGAGAGTTCGACTTTGAAGCAGCAGTCAAGATGAGTGATGGTTTCAACGGTGCTGATATTCGTAATTGTATCACAGAAGCTGGGTTCTTTGCTATCAGAGACGACCGTGACTACATCAACCAAGATGATTTAATGAAGGCTGTTAGAAAGGTCGCTGAAGTAAAGAAACTTGAAGGTAAGCTAGAATACCAAAAGCTATGA
- the GCD1 gene encoding translation initiation factor eIF2B subunit gamma gives MGFQAFVFCGRGAKLTPFTNVRGDTGEPKALLPVANRPMIEFVLDWCEQAQFLEVNLVIDIADVEELEAQLKKYREIREHYYGLLAQSVGNNNSHYLRKPAPINLIGSKCENTGDCLKTELLDRITGDFVLLPCDFITDIPPQVFLDQYLNKDPENLAMAVYYNNGFENIDKKHLKQFLTVYSDNLDSISKPVLLDVYSKEDVDKTKYLQIRSQMLWRYPNSTVSTKLLNSFIYFCSYELKTLLKDAPNTTSSDSVAAGKREAETEKDSKKEETESEALNKLTKTFHSTGFLKKKNELIRDPINCNKSLAKVFRDLSRRSWQHVKPRETVGIFVLPDIGLFIRSNSLSAYMEANRFVLKIKQSAIHQRTTDGSSAIGADSVVGNNCSILEKTNIKRSVLGNNCKVGKRCRIVGCVILDGVEIEDETHLENVIIGRNAKIGKKSKLTNCYVEGSYVVNEKSTIKGETLTNIYIGDEYSASSLESESSGSESEYTDEYYDDEDFVDDGLFDH, from the coding sequence ATGGGCTTTCAGGCATTTGTATTTTGCGGGCGTGGTGCGAAGTTAACACCATTTACCAATGTGCGTGGTGACACAGGTGAGCCAAAGGCTTTACTTCCTGTAGCTAATAGACCTATGATTGAATTCGTTTTGGACTGGTGTGAGCAGGCACAATTCCTTGAAGTGAACTTAGTTATTGATATTGCTGACGTGGAGGAGTTGGAGGCgcagttgaagaagtaccGTGAGATTAGGGAACACTACTACGGATTGCTAGCTCAAAGTGTGGGAAACAATAACTCGCATTATTTGAGGAAACCGGCTCCAATTAACCTCATTGGGTCGAAATGCGAAAATACTGGTGATTGTTTGAAGACTGAGCTTCTTGATAGGATAACTGGTGACTTTGTGTTGCTGCCCTGTGATTTCATCACTGATATTCCACCGCAAGTGTTTTTGGATCAGTATCTAAATAAAGATCCTGAGAATTTGGCTATGGCTGTGTACTATAATAACGGATTCGAAAATATTGACAAAAAGCACTTGAAGCAATTTTTGACAGTTTATTCAGACAATTTGGACTCTATCAGCAAGCCAGTATTGCTAGACGTGTATTCGAAAGAAGATGTAGACAAAACGAAGTATTTGCAAATTAGATCCCAGATGCTTTGGAGATACCCTAACTCTACAGTGTCAACCAAACTCCTAAACTCGTTCATATACTTCTGCTCTTATGAGTTGAAAACATTGTTGAAGGACGCACCTAATACTACATCTTCTGATAGTGTGGCAGCAGGTAAAAGAGAAGCGGAAACAGAAAAGGACTCCAAAAAGGAGGAAACAGAATCGGAGGCTCTCAACAAATTGACTAAAACTTTCCACAGCACAggtttcttgaaaaagaaaaacgaaCTAATCAGAGATCCAATTAACTGTAACAAATCTTTGGCTAAAGTATTTAGAGATTTGTCAAGACGTTCGTGGCAACATGTTAAACCAAGAGAAACCGTTGGGATCTTCGTACTACCAGATATTGGTCTTTTCATCAGATCCAATAGTTTGAGTGCCTACATGGAAGCAAACAGATTTGTATTAAAGATTAAGCAAAGTGCTATTCACCAACGTACCACGGATGGTTCCTCTGCTATCGGTGCCGATTCTGTTGTTGGAAATAACTGTTCCATTCTGGAGAAAACTAACATTAAACGTTCAGTTCTAGGTAACAACTGTAAGGTGGGTAAAAGGTGCCGTATTGTGGGGTGCGTTATTCTTGATGGTGTAGAGATTGAAGACGAGACTCATTTAGAAAATGTAATTATTGGCAGAAATGCGAAGATTGGCAAGAAATCTAAATTAACTAACTGTTACGTTGAAGGGTCGTACGTCGTTAACGAAAAATCTACTATCAAGGGTGAGACATTGACAAACATATACATAGGTGATGAATACagcgcttcttctttggagtCTGAATCTTCTGGTTCAGAATCTGAATACACAGATGAATATtatgacgatgaagatttCGTGGACGACGGACTCTTTGATCACTAA